The genomic segment TTCTGTTTTCATAatctgctgctgttgtgttttatttaaatgtccaGGCCTTTGACTGACTGCTGCTATGAGGCAGATGGCTTGGAGTCAGTCTTTCTTAAATCGATAGTCCAAGTAGACTGTCACAGGTAAGACCATACATACACCCTCagatacatttcaaaataagagaaaCAATGAACCTTAGAGATCACATAAAACTGTATAACACTcggaaaagttttttttatctcagggAGTGACTGGTTTTCTCTGTCACAGGTCGTACCAGTTTAGTTTGAAGTTGACGAGGTCCATGTATCTCCGACGCTCCTCCAGAACACCAAAGCCCTCCAGGAAGATAATCCCGAGGAGCCCGAGCCCCGATGAAGAAGTGATCCAGCGCAGGTGCTTGAGtaagagacagaggaagactgTGCTGAAGACAACTAAAGCCAGCAACAGCGTAGAAAAAACAAATACGAGAAGAGATGGAGACATTCTGGACTTACTGAACAGTACACACGGGTCCAAGAGTGACACTGAGGAGAATGAAGGACAACTTGTAGAGGTGACTGATAGAGGAGTGGACGAGTCAGATGAAGACGGTGGCTCTGTGAACAGCAGCATCGTTTCTGGTCCTTCCATCTTCTTTGATGTCTCCCCAAAGAAAGCGAGCACGTCGCACTTGTGCTCAATCTGTCAAAAAAAGTACCAGAAAGCAAAAAAGATGAAAGCCCCAATCAAGGACAGACTCTTAGACACTGGTGAGTTCATGAATATTTGATTCCAGTAAATAGAGATTATTGTTTTATATGTTACACAATgattatgaataaaatgtgcTGCATTTCTTTGAGGA from the Labrus bergylta chromosome 4, fLabBer1.1, whole genome shotgun sequence genome contains:
- the si:ch211-227n13.3 gene encoding uncharacterized protein si:ch211-227n13.3 isoform X2, which gives rise to MNDFNYWEGVQKPLTDCCYEADGLESVFLKSIVQVDCHRSYQFSLKLTRSMYLRRSSRTPKPSRKIIPRSPSPDEEVIQRRCLSKRQRKTVLKTTKASNSVEKTNTRRDGDILDLLNSTHGSKSDTEENEGQLVEVTDRGVDESDEDGGSVNSSIVSGPSIFFDVSPKKASTSHLCSICQKKYQKAKKMKAPIKDRLLDTDPKSLTCDQWVMIKSWRQRRLPNTRGNLRQCVRAPVKKVMKKNRRKRKRDDSRRPRVAKRQRLHSNNHRRHVGAGRDDIDGRHTTSSVSSTPAPEGSSDEELDTVTDEMIPCSVTLEPIRDAPAAQKAAKKRGGFRDLLAQLRGTSSMIVRETH